Within Agarivorans litoreus, the genomic segment TTCGTAAGTGACCGGCGTATCTTCAATGGTATCGTGTAATACAGCGGCTACCAGAGTTTGATTATCTAGCTTTAGCTCGGCAAGAATGCGAGCAACAGCCAGTGGGTGAGTAATATATGGCTCACCACTAGAGCGGAATTGTCCTTCATGGGCATCTTTACCCAAAATATAAGCATCACGTAATAGGTTTACGTGTTCTTCACTTAGATAACTTGAGGCGACTTCACGCAGGCTTTCGAATAAATACAAACATTACCTCATCAGCGGAGGGCGCAGAACTAGATATGATTGAATAGAATTATGGGAGTTTTACCGTGCAGAGTAAACCCAGCACGGTAATTTTATAGACGGGGACGAATTAGATGCGCTTATCGGCGATAGCGGCAACGGCTGCCAGTTCGGCTGCCTCACGTTCCTGACGTTCTTGACGGTCTTGAGCATCCATTGTTTCGGTGGTGATCAAGCCTTCTTCAATTTCACGCAAAGCGATAACGGTTGGTTTATCGTTATCTTCTTCAACTAGAGGGTCTTTGCCTTCTACTGCGATCTGACGCGCGCGACGTGCGGCGATAAGGACAAGATCAAAGCGGTTGCCGACTTGTTCTACTGCATCTTCTACTGTTACTCGTGCCATGCACAGCTCCGTTGACTAAAAATGACGCAAGATCCTAGCCGATCTTATGAAGATTTACTAGGACTTAGCGAGATTATTTCGATAAAAGTTCATCTAACAAGTCGCGATGTTTCGCAGCTTGCTGACGGGTTTGTAATCTTTGTCCAGTAATAATAGCAGTAAGCTCGCTTAAGGCTTCGTCAAAATTACTGTTAATGATTAGATAATCGTACTCATTGTAATGAGACATTTCACTTTCTGCTTCGTCCATGCGTTTCTTAATAACGTCGGGGCTATCTTGGCCGCGCATGTGCAAACGGTTTTCTAATTCTTCGCGACTTGGCGGTAAAATAAATACCGATACCGCTTCTGGCATCATTTGTTTTACTTGGCGAGCGCCTTGCCAATCAATATCCAAAAATACATCAATGCCGTCAGCAAGAGTTTTTTCGATGGTGTAGCGAGAGGTGCCGTAAAAGTTGCCAAATACTTCGGCGTATTCAAAAAAGGCTTGTTCGCTAATGAGTTTTTTAAAGTCATCATGGCTAACAAAGTGATAGTGGTTACCATCAATTTCACCGGGGCGCGCTGCACGAGTGGTATGAGAAACCGATACTTGAGCAGGATATGCACGATGGCGTGAAAGATACGCATTAATCATGCTTGATTTGCCGGCGCCGCTGGGCGCTGAGACGATGTATAAAGTACCGGTAATTGCCATATTGAATTCTAAGCGAATGGATAAAGGCGCCTAAGGTTACCATTTTGTGGCTTTTTTTAAAGAGTCTGCGCTTGGAATTTACCTCTGTAGTTTAGTTAAGCTTGTTGTTTTTGCTCAACTTTGCAATTCAAGTCTGCAGTTTCATGGCAACAATCGTTTTTATTGCTACATTTAACTTATTGTATTGATTCGTTTTTGTTTTTATTTAACACCTTGCTTAGGCGTGGTTATCAACATTAAAGGTGAGTTAGTGTATGGCGGGTAAAATTGATAAAAAGACTTATGAAAAACGCTTAGAGGAATTGCAAACAGAGCTAGTTAAACTGCAGCAGTGGGTGGTAGCAAAAGGCCTTAAAGTGGTGGTGATATTTGAGGGGCGTGACGCTGCCGGTAAAGGCGGGGTGATAAAACGGATGGCCGAAAAGCTAAACCCACGGGTATGCCGCATTGCCGCGCTGCCAGCGCCCAATGAGCGAGAAAAAACTCAGTGGTACTTTCAGCGGTATGTGGCGCACTTGCCCGCCGCTGGAGAAATAGTTCTGTTTGATCGCTCTTGGTACAACCGAGCTGGTGTGGAAAAAGTGATGGGCTTTTGCAGTGATGAACAGCATCAGGATTTTTTACGCGCCTGCCCTGAGTTTGAAAAAATGCTGATCCGTTCTGGTACTATTTTGATTAAATACTGGTTTTCGGTGTCTGACGAAGAGCAGGAAAAGCGCTTTTTAGAGCGCATCAATAACCCTCTCAAACGCTGGAAGTTTAGCCCAATGGATTTAGAGTCACGTTCGCGTTGGGTGGCTTATTCGCAAGCTAAAGATGAAATGTTTGCTTACACCGATACTAAGCATTCGCCTTGGTG encodes:
- the ppk2 gene encoding polyphosphate kinase 2, which gives rise to MAGKIDKKTYEKRLEELQTELVKLQQWVVAKGLKVVVIFEGRDAAGKGGVIKRMAEKLNPRVCRIAALPAPNEREKTQWYFQRYVAHLPAAGEIVLFDRSWYNRAGVEKVMGFCSDEQHQDFLRACPEFEKMLIRSGTILIKYWFSVSDEEQEKRFLERINNPLKRWKFSPMDLESRSRWVAYSQAKDEMFAYTDTKHSPWWVVNSDNKKAARLNCISHFLTQIDYQDIEHEKIILPDIDKKDYVRVPINEQSFVPEHY
- the gmk gene encoding guanylate kinase, with the protein product MAITGTLYIVSAPSGAGKSSMINAYLSRHRAYPAQVSVSHTTRAARPGEIDGNHYHFVSHDDFKKLISEQAFFEYAEVFGNFYGTSRYTIEKTLADGIDVFLDIDWQGARQVKQMMPEAVSVFILPPSREELENRLHMRGQDSPDVIKKRMDEAESEMSHYNEYDYLIINSNFDEALSELTAIITGQRLQTRQQAAKHRDLLDELLSK
- the rpoZ gene encoding DNA-directed RNA polymerase subunit omega — protein: MARVTVEDAVEQVGNRFDLVLIAARRARQIAVEGKDPLVEEDNDKPTVIALREIEEGLITTETMDAQDRQERQEREAAELAAVAAIADKRI